The Sorangiineae bacterium MSr11954 DNA segment CGCTCGCGCTGCTCCAGTCGTGGCTCGCCGACGAGCGCTTCGCCTCGGCGCGCCTGGTCTTGCTCACACGCGGCGCTATCGCGGCCCACGACGGCGCCGCCGATAACGGCGCCGCCGACAGGCTCGATGATCTGGCCCACGCCCCCATCTGGGGGCTCGCGCGCTCCGCCCAATCGGAGAACCCCGACTCGGCCATCGTCTTGCTCGACATCGACACCACCGAGGCCTCCCGACGTGCCCTGCCGGAAGCCTTGCGCGCAGACGAAAATCAGCTCGCCCTGCGCAACGGCCACCTGCTCGTCCCGCGCCTCGCTCGATGGGCTCCTTCCGCCTCGTCGTCCTCTCCCTCCGCTCCCGCCTCGTCCGAGCCCGAGTCGACGTCGCCGAACGGCCTTGGCGGCGACGGCAACCGCGGCACGGTCCTCATCACCGGCGGCACCGGCACCCTCGGCAGCCTGCTCGCACGCCACCTCGTGCAAAAGCACGACGTGCGACACCTCCTGCTCCTCTCGCGTCAGGGGCCCAACGCTCCGGGCGCCGATGCGCTCGCACGCGAGCTCGAGGCCCTCGGCGCGCGCGTCACCCTCGCCGCCGGCGATGCGGCCGACTGCACCGCCCTCGAAGCGATCTTGGCGGCCATTCCCCACGAGCATCCGCTCACCGCCGTGGTGCATACCGCGGGCAGCCTCTCGGATGGCCTCATCGGCTCGCTGACCGCCGAGCGACTCCGCACGGTCCTGCGGGCAAAGCTCGACGGCGCGCAGCATCTGCACGAGCTCACGCAACACCTCGACCTTCGCGCGTTCGTCCTCTACGCGTCCATCGCCGGGGTGCTCGGCGGGCCGGGGCAGGCCAACTACGCCGCGGCCAACGTCTTTCTCGACGCCCTGGCGCACCATCGCCGCGCCCGGGGGCTCCCCGCGCTCTCGCTCGACTGGGGCGCTTGGGCCGGGACCAGCGGGCTCACCGCCCACCTCACCGACGCCGATCGGCGTCGGATCGCGCGGGGCGGCTTGCAGACCCTCTCGTCCGAGCAGGGCCTCGCGCTCTTCGATGCCGCGCTGGGGCAGCCGGGCACCGCGGGCCGCGCGGAGCCAGGCGCACCGAGCCCCGCGCAGATCGCGGCCCGCTTCGACACAGCGATCCTCGGCAAGGCGCGCGACGGAACCGTGCGCCCGATGTTTCGGGGCCTGGTGCGCGCCAGGGCTCCTCGCCCGCTCGCGTCCAACACGACCACCGCCTCCTCGTTCGAGCAACGCCTGCTCGCGCTTCCCTCCCAGGAGGATCGCGAGAGCTTTCTGCTCGACCTCGTGCGCCCCGAGATCGCGGCGGTCATGGGCATCAGCGCTTCCTCATCCATCGACCCCGATCGCCCTCTTCAGGAGCTTGGCCTCGACTCCCTCATGGCGCTCGAGATCCACAACAGACTTTCTGGTGCGACGGGGATGCGACTGAAGGCCACCTTCCTCTTCGACCACCCCACCCCCGCCAAAATCGCGCGCGCGCTGCTCGCTCGGGCAACGAACGTGACCTCGGCGGAGGCTGAGGCGACTATCCGCGAGAGCAAGATTCGGCACGCGATTGCGGCCATTCCGCTCGAGCGCCTGCGAAAGAGCGGTTTGCTCGGCCCGCTCCTGCGGCTCGGAGATCCCGAGGGCGAGGGTGTCCACGGCGCGGACGATGCCCGAGGCACGCTGGAAGCCATCACCGCCATGAACGACAGCGAATTGATCGCGCTCGGCCTCGCCGAAGCCGAGCAACGGAGCAGCCCATGAACAAGCCACCGAGCGACGCGATGGACGCGCTCCGCGCCGCCCTCTTGAGCGTTCACCGGCTGCGGGAACAGAATCGAGAGCTCGTCCACGCGGCGCGGGAGCCGATCGCGATCGTGGCGATGGCCTGCCGCTTCCCCGGCGGGATTCGCACGCCGGAGGCTCTGTGGGAGATCCTACGCGAGGGCGGGGACGCCATCTCCGGCTTCCCCAGCGATCGCGACTGGGATCTCGAGGCGCTCTATGACCCCGATCCCGGCGCCTCCGGCAAGAGCATCACGCGCGAGGGAGGCTTCCTCCAGGATCCGCACGGCTTCGATCCTGGCTTTTTCGGGATAAGCCCCCGTGAGGCGCTCGCCATCGATCCCCAGCAGCGCCTCTTGCTCGAGACGTCGTGGGAAGCGTTCGAGCGCGCGGGCGTGCCTCCCCGCACGCTGCACGGCTCGCAGACCGGCGTCTTCGTCGGCGTCATGTACAACGACTACGGCACCCGGCTGCGGCACGTTCCGGACGATCTCGAGGGCTATGTCGGCATGGGGAGCTCGGCGAGCGCAGCCTCCGGGCGGATCGCGTACACCTTCGGGTTGCACGGCCCGGCGCTCACGTTGGACACGGCGTGCAGCTCGTCGCTGATCGCCGTTCACCTGGCCTGCCAAGCGCTTCGCCAAGGTGAGTGCTCGCTCGCGCTCGCGGGGGGCGTCGCCATCATGGCCACACCAGGCGTCTTCGTCGCCTTCAGCCGCCAACGCGCGCTCGCCCCCGATGGTCGCTGCAAATCCTTCTCCGCCGAGGCCGATGGCACAGCGTGGTCCGAGGGCGCCGGCATGTTGCTCCTGGAGCGCCTGTCCGACGCCAAGCGCAATGGGCATCCCATCCTCGCCGTGCTCCGCGGCTCCGCGGTCAACCAGGACGGCCGAAGCCAGGGGCTGACGGCGCCCAATGGCCCCGCGCAAGAACGGGTCATCCTCCAGGCCCTCGAGAACGCGCACCTCTCGCCCAAGGACATCGACGCCGTCGAGGCCCACGGCACCGGAACCACCTTGGGCGATCCCATCGAGGCCCACGCGCTGCTCGCCACCTACGGACAGGCCCGCTCCAAAGACAACCCCCTTTGGCTCGGCAGCCTCAAGTCCAACCTCGGTCATACCCAGGCCGCCGCGGGCGTCGGCAGCGTCATGAAGATGGTGCTGGCGCTCGAGCACCGGCTCTTGCCGCGAACACTGCACGCGCAGAACCCGTCCCCGCACATCGATTGGTCGCCCGGCACCGTGCGGCTCTTGAACGAGGCCGTCCCCTGGCCCGCGACGGATCGCCCGCGCCGCGCCGGCATCTCCTCCTTCAGCGCCAGCGGCACCAACGCGCACCTCATCGTCGAAGAAGCCCCCGCCGCCGCTTCGAGCCCCGAGACGGCATCGGAGGGCGGAGCGCCGGCCACCTTGCCGGTGCTGCTCTCCGCGAAGAGCGAGGCGGGACTGCGCGCGCAGGCTGCCCGGCTGCGCGAGCATCTCGTGGCGCACCCCCAGGTTTCGCTCGGCGACGTGGCGTATTCCCTCGCGGTCACGCGGTCGCACTTCGAGCGTCGCGCCGTCCTGGTGACGGGCGATCGCGCGCAGCTGATTGCCGGGCTCGAGGCGCTCGCCCACGGGGCGCCCGCGCATGGGCAACATGCACCTGATGGCCAAAGCGAGCCGGCCGCCGTGGCGGGAGAGAGCGCGGGAGACGGCAAGCTCGTCTTCGTCTTTCCTGGACAAGGCTCGCAGTGGCCGGGGATGGCGCGCGCGCTGCTCGCGAGCTCACGGGTGTTCCGCGAGCAAATCGAAGCATGCGAGCGAGCGCTGGCCCCGTACGTCGATTGGTCGCTCCGCGCGGTCCTCGAGGGCGAGCCCGAGGGCGACGCGTTTCTCGAGCGGGTCGACGTCGTTCAACCCATCCTCTTCGCGGTCATGGTCGCGCTGGCGGCCCTCTGGCGCGAGGCGGGCGTTCGGCCCGACGCGGTCATCGGTCACAGCCAGGGCGAGATCGCCGCCGCGCACGTGGCCGGCGCGCTCTCGCTCGACGACGCCGCCAAGATCGTCGCGCTGCGCAGCCGCGCGCTCACCGCGCTCGCCGGCAAGGGGGCCATGGCCGCCGTCGAGCTCGGACCCGACGCGTTGCAGCCACACATCGAACGCTTCGCCGGGCGCCTCGCCCTCGCCGCGGTCAACGGTCCCCGCGCCACGCTCGTCTCGGGCGAGCCGGACGCGATCGATGCGCTGGTCCTCGAGCTCACGTCCGCCGACGTCTTCGCCCGAAAGGTGCGCGTCGACTACGCCTCGCATGGCCCTCAGGTCGACGCCGTGGAAGAGGAGCTCTTGTCCCGATTGGCCGGCGTCGCACCGCGTGCCTCCAGCGTCGCCATGTACTCCACGGTCACCGGCGCCCGGATCGATGGCACCGCGCTCGATGCGGCCTACTGGTACCGCAACCTCCGCCAGACGGTCCGCTTCGCCGAAGCCACCGAGCGCCTGCTCGAGGAGGGCCACCCCTTCTTCGTCGAGGTGAGCCCCCACCCGGTGCTCGCCTTGGCGCTGGGCGAAACGCTGGAAGACGCCGCGCGCCGCCGGACAGATGCGCCGGGGCGCGCGTTCACGGTCGTGGGCACCTTGCGCCGTCACGAAGGAGACCTCACGCGGTTCCTTCGCTCGTTCGCCGAGTTGCACGTCCGCGGGCGGAACGTCGACTGGAACGCCTTCTTCCGCCCCTGGAAGCCCCGGCGGGTCGACCTGCCCACCTACGCCTTTCAGCGTGAGCCCTTCTGGCTCCGTGCCACCGAGCCGCGGAACGCGGACGTGACCTCGGTGGGGCTGCTCCCCACCGACCACCCGCTGCTCGGCGCCGCCGTCGGCTTGGCCAGCTCGGACGGCTATGTCTTCACCGGCCGCGTGGCCCTCGCCGAGCATCCGCAGCTCTTGGGCGAGCAGCGCGGCGACACCATCGCCTTCCCATGGGCGGTGATGGTGGAGCTCGCGCTCGCCGCGGCCGAGCGCATCGGGCTGGACCGGCTCGAGGAGCTCACCTTGGAGTCCCCGTTCGCGCTCCCCGCGTCGGCCGTCGTGCTGGTGCAGCTCGCGGTCGCTCCCCCCGACGCGAAAGGCCGTCGCTTGCTCACGCTCTACGCCACGCGGGAGGACGCTCCCGACGCGGCGTGGACCCTCTGCGCCCGCGGCGCGTTGGGCGCGGCCGACGAGCGCGCGGGATCGTTCGAGCTCCGCGCGTGGCCCCCGCCGGGCACCGTCCCCCTCTCTCTCGACGAGGGGGACGATGGCGATACGGCGGGCCTCGCACCGCCCGCCGAGCGCCATGTGCTGCGGGCCGTCTACGCGCGCGGAGACGAGCTGTTCGCCGAGGTGGAGCTCCCCGAGGCGATGGCGAGTGAGGCCGAGCGGTTCGTGCTCCATCCGGCCCTGCTCGAAGGCGCATCGCAAGCGCTGGTCGTGGCAGGCCTGGGCGACCGCGATCCCGGTGTCCACGACGATGCCGTCGCGATGACGTGGCCCGCGGCCTGGAACGAAGTCGCGATCCATGCGGTCGGCGCCTCCGCGCTGCGGGTGCGCCTCGCGCGCAACGACGCGGGCGGCTCCTACGCCATCGCCCTCGCCGACCCCGCCGGCGAGCCAGTCGCGCACATCGGAGCGCTCACCGCCCGGAGCTTGTCGAACGACGAGCTCGCGGCCTTGTCCTCCGCTTCCCCGGCGGGGGAGCAAGCGGCACGCGCGCGCGCCCTCGCCAGGGCTTCGCGACCGCGCGCCGCCTCGGGAGCTTCGGGCGACGCGAGCTCGCTCGTGTCGCGCATCGTCGCGTTGCCGCCCGACAAACGCGAGCGCGCGTTGCTCGACGTCGTGCGCGCCAATGTCGCGGCGGTCCTCGGGATCGCGTCCCCGGGGGCGATCGAGCCCCATCGTCCAATCCAGGAGCTCGGCCTCGACTCCATCATGGCCCTCGGGGTCCGAAACCGGCTTTCGGCCGCCACCGGCTTGCGCCTCAAGACCACCCTGCTCTTCGATCATCCGACGGCGGCCTCGGTGGCGAAGCTCCTGCTCGAGCGGCTCCTCGCGGACAAAGGATCCGAGACGGGTCTGACGGGTGCGGGGACGGCCGCGGATCTCGACCGGGTGGAGAGAACGCTTTCCGCGCTCCACGCGAACGAGGCCATGCGGAAGGCGGTCACCCTTCGTTTACAAACACTCTTGAGGACGTGGACGAGCCAGGACGATGCACCGCACGACGCGACCTTCACCGAGAAGGTGGACGCCGCGAGCATCGACGAGCTGCTCCTCCTTCTCGACCGGAAACTAGGAGAGGACACCGATGTCAGCAGTTCGTGAAGAGAAGCTCGCCGAGTACTTGAAGCGCCTGACACACCAGCTCCACGCGACCGAGACGCGGCTGCGCAACCTTGAAGACAAATCGCGCGAGCCCATCGCCATCGTGAGCATCGGCTGCCGGTACCCCGGCGGAGCCAACTCCCCCGACGAGCTCTGGCAGCTCCTGCGCGATGGGCGCGACGCGGTCTCCGGGTTCCCCGACAACCGCGGCTGGGATATCGAATCCCTCTACGATCCCGACCCCGACGCCAGCGGTAAGAGCTACGCGCGCGAGGGTGGCTTCGTCTATGACGCCGATCGCTTCGATCCGTCCTTCTTCGGCATCAGCCCTCGCGAGGCGCTCGCCATGGATCCGCAGCAGAGGCTCCTGCTCGAGACGTCCTGGGAGGCGTTCGAGCGCGCGGGCATCGATCCCAGCACGCTTCACGGCTCGCAGACCGGCATCTTCGCGGGCGTTATCTACAATCACTACACGGTGGGGGTGCTGCAGCCACCGGCCGGGCTCGAGGGCCACATCGTGGTCGGGACCGCCCCGAGCGTGGCATGCGGGCGCATCGCCTACACCTTCGGGTTTCACGGCCCGGCCGTCACCGTGGACACGGCCTGCAGTTCCTCGCTCGTCGCCATCCACCTCGCCTGCCACGCGCTCCGCCAGGGCGAGTGCTCCCTTGCGCTCGCCGGAGGGGTCTCGATCATGGCCACGCCGGCAGCCTTCATCATGTTCAGCCGCCAGCGTGCCATGTCCCCGGACGGGCGCTGCAAGGCCTTCGCGGCCGAGGCGGACGGCACGGGCTGGGCCGAAGGTGCCGGTGTGTTGCTCCTGGAGCGCCTCTCCGATGCCCGGCGCAACGGTCACCCCGTCCTCGCCATCTTGCGCGGCTCCGCCATCAATCAAGACGGCAAGAGCCAGGGCCTCATGGCGCCGAGCGGCCCTGCGCAGGAGCGCGTCA contains these protein-coding regions:
- a CDS encoding acyltransferase domain-containing protein yields the protein MNKPPSDAMDALRAALLSVHRLREQNRELVHAAREPIAIVAMACRFPGGIRTPEALWEILREGGDAISGFPSDRDWDLEALYDPDPGASGKSITREGGFLQDPHGFDPGFFGISPREALAIDPQQRLLLETSWEAFERAGVPPRTLHGSQTGVFVGVMYNDYGTRLRHVPDDLEGYVGMGSSASAASGRIAYTFGLHGPALTLDTACSSSLIAVHLACQALRQGECSLALAGGVAIMATPGVFVAFSRQRALAPDGRCKSFSAEADGTAWSEGAGMLLLERLSDAKRNGHPILAVLRGSAVNQDGRSQGLTAPNGPAQERVILQALENAHLSPKDIDAVEAHGTGTTLGDPIEAHALLATYGQARSKDNPLWLGSLKSNLGHTQAAAGVGSVMKMVLALEHRLLPRTLHAQNPSPHIDWSPGTVRLLNEAVPWPATDRPRRAGISSFSASGTNAHLIVEEAPAAASSPETASEGGAPATLPVLLSAKSEAGLRAQAARLREHLVAHPQVSLGDVAYSLAVTRSHFERRAVLVTGDRAQLIAGLEALAHGAPAHGQHAPDGQSEPAAVAGESAGDGKLVFVFPGQGSQWPGMARALLASSRVFREQIEACERALAPYVDWSLRAVLEGEPEGDAFLERVDVVQPILFAVMVALAALWREAGVRPDAVIGHSQGEIAAAHVAGALSLDDAAKIVALRSRALTALAGKGAMAAVELGPDALQPHIERFAGRLALAAVNGPRATLVSGEPDAIDALVLELTSADVFARKVRVDYASHGPQVDAVEEELLSRLAGVAPRASSVAMYSTVTGARIDGTALDAAYWYRNLRQTVRFAEATERLLEEGHPFFVEVSPHPVLALALGETLEDAARRRTDAPGRAFTVVGTLRRHEGDLTRFLRSFAELHVRGRNVDWNAFFRPWKPRRVDLPTYAFQREPFWLRATEPRNADVTSVGLLPTDHPLLGAAVGLASSDGYVFTGRVALAEHPQLLGEQRGDTIAFPWAVMVELALAAAERIGLDRLEELTLESPFALPASAVVLVQLAVAPPDAKGRRLLTLYATREDAPDAAWTLCARGALGAADERAGSFELRAWPPPGTVPLSLDEGDDGDTAGLAPPAERHVLRAVYARGDELFAEVELPEAMASEAERFVLHPALLEGASQALVVAGLGDRDPGVHDDAVAMTWPAAWNEVAIHAVGASALRVRLARNDAGGSYAIALADPAGEPVAHIGALTARSLSNDELAALSSASPAGEQAARARALARASRPRAASGASGDASSLVSRIVALPPDKRERALLDVVRANVAAVLGIASPGAIEPHRPIQELGLDSIMALGVRNRLSAATGLRLKTTLLFDHPTAASVAKLLLERLLADKGSETGLTGAGTAADLDRVERTLSALHANEAMRKAVTLRLQTLLRTWTSQDDAPHDATFTEKVDAASIDELLLLLDRKLGEDTDVSSS